In the Girardinichthys multiradiatus isolate DD_20200921_A chromosome 4, DD_fGirMul_XY1, whole genome shotgun sequence genome, one interval contains:
- the LOC124867524 gene encoding sorting nexin-1-like isoform X1 — translation MASSSNRNPPPFSVSEQSEPGLSDMADGDSDDGEDIFVSNSFQNHPASVSRGVSQPEVAAAAKPNGVHSDDDDDDLFAEAQADLSSDTSGSSARKDLSTSSGLPSARSPADLLPTSLEQLEEEEAKDSFDVDVAVTNPEKVGDGMNAYVAYKVSTRTSLPMFKSKVFTARRRFSDFLGLYEKLSAKQSLHGCIIPPPPEKSVVGMTKVKVGMDDPSSVEFVEKRRAALERYLQRIVSHPLLLQDPDVREFLEREDLPRAVNTQALSGAGFLKMINRASDAVSKMTIKMNESDSWFEDKFQEVDVEEQQLRKLQAVVDSLVNHRKELCVNTAVFAKSIAMLGNSEDNTALSRALSQLAEVEDKMEQLHQEQAGSDFFIFAELLADYIRLLGAVRGCFDQRVRAWQRWQEAQSTLQKKREAEAKLLWANKPDKLQQAKEEITEWETKVTQYERDFDRIGMTVRKEVLRFEKQKAKDFKSQIIKYLEAMLQSQQRLIKFWEAFQPEAKAIA, via the exons ATGGCGTCCAGCTCGAATCGGAATCCTCCTCCTTTCTCCGTGTCAGAGCAGTCAGAGCCCGGACTGTCTGATATGGCAGACGGAGACAGCGACGATGGAGAGGACATTTTTGTCAGCAAC AGTTTCCAGAACCACCCGGCGTCTGTCAGTCGAGGGGTTTCCCAGCCAGAGGTGGCCGCCGCTGCCAAACCCAACGGAGTTCACtccgatgatgatgatgacgacCTGTTTGCAG AAGCACAGGCGGATTTAAGCTCAGACACATCTGGCAGCTCTGCTCGGAAGGATCTCTCCACCTCCTCTGGCCTTCCATCTGCTCGGAGCCCAGCAGATCTGCTGCCCACCTCCTTGGAGCAG CTGGAAGAGGAAGAGGCCAAGGATAGTTTTGATGTGGATGTTGCTGTCACCAATCCAGAGAAAGTTG GAGATGGCATGAATGCATATGTGGCCTACAAAGTATCCACCAGG acctctTTGCCCATGTTCAAAAGTAAGGTCTTTACTGCCAGAAGGCGTTTCAGCGATTTCTTAGGTCTTTATGAAAAGCTTTCAGCCAAACAGTCGCTCCATGGCTGCATCATACCGCCTCCACCCGAGAAAAGTGTTGTAG GAATGACAAAAGTGAAGGTGGGCATGGATGACCCGTCATCTGTGGAGTTTGTGGAAAAGAGAAGAGCGGCTCTGGAGAG GTATCTTCAGAGAATAGTGTCTCACCCACTGTTACTGCAAGATCCCGACGTCCGTGAATTCTTGGAAAGAGAAGAT ctcCCCAGAGCAGTAAACACGCAGGCCCTCAGTGGAGCTGGTTTCCTCAAAATGATCAACAGGGCATCAGACGCTGTCAGCAAGATGACCATCAAGATGAACGAGTCTGACAGT TGGTTCGAGGACAAGTTCCAGGAAGTGgacgtggaggagcagcagctgagGAAGCTTCAAGCTGTAGTTGATTCTCTGGTCAATCACAGAAAAG AGCTGTGCGTGAACACAGCTGTGTTTGCCAAAAGTATAGCCATGCTGGGAAACTCTGAGGACAACACAGCCCTGTCCCGGGCCCTCTCCCAGCTGGCAGAGGTGGAGGATAAGATGGAGCAGCTGCATCAGGAGCAGGCGGGAAGCGACTTCTTCATTTTCGCCGAGCTGCTAGCTGACTACATACGCCTGCTTGGTGCTGTGCGG GGTTGCTTTGACCAGCGTGTGCGAGCGTGGCAGCGATGGCAGGAGGCTCAGAGCACACTCCAGAAGAAGAGAGAAGCTGAAGCCAAGCTGCTGTGGGCCAACAAACCAGACAAGCTGCAGCAGGCAAAGGAAGAGATCACCGAG TGGGAGACAAAGGTTACTCAGTATGAGAGGGACTTCGATAGGATTGGGATGACCGTACGGAAGGAGGTTCTCCGATTTGAG AAACAAAAGGCCAAGGACTTCAAGAGCCAAATAATCAAGTATTTAGAGGCAATGCTGCAGTCTCAACAACGG CTCATAAAGTTTTGGGAGGCGTTCCAGCCTGAAGCCAAGGCGATAGCTTAA
- the LOC124867524 gene encoding sorting nexin-1-like isoform X2 gives MASSSNRNPPPFSVSEQSEPGLSDMADGDSDDGEDIFVSNSFQNHPASVSRGVSQPEVAAAAKPNGVHSDDDDDDLFAAQADLSSDTSGSSARKDLSTSSGLPSARSPADLLPTSLEQLEEEEAKDSFDVDVAVTNPEKVGDGMNAYVAYKVSTRTSLPMFKSKVFTARRRFSDFLGLYEKLSAKQSLHGCIIPPPPEKSVVGMTKVKVGMDDPSSVEFVEKRRAALERYLQRIVSHPLLLQDPDVREFLEREDLPRAVNTQALSGAGFLKMINRASDAVSKMTIKMNESDSWFEDKFQEVDVEEQQLRKLQAVVDSLVNHRKELCVNTAVFAKSIAMLGNSEDNTALSRALSQLAEVEDKMEQLHQEQAGSDFFIFAELLADYIRLLGAVRGCFDQRVRAWQRWQEAQSTLQKKREAEAKLLWANKPDKLQQAKEEITEWETKVTQYERDFDRIGMTVRKEVLRFEKQKAKDFKSQIIKYLEAMLQSQQRLIKFWEAFQPEAKAIA, from the exons ATGGCGTCCAGCTCGAATCGGAATCCTCCTCCTTTCTCCGTGTCAGAGCAGTCAGAGCCCGGACTGTCTGATATGGCAGACGGAGACAGCGACGATGGAGAGGACATTTTTGTCAGCAAC AGTTTCCAGAACCACCCGGCGTCTGTCAGTCGAGGGGTTTCCCAGCCAGAGGTGGCCGCCGCTGCCAAACCCAACGGAGTTCACtccgatgatgatgatgacgacCTGTTTGCAG CACAGGCGGATTTAAGCTCAGACACATCTGGCAGCTCTGCTCGGAAGGATCTCTCCACCTCCTCTGGCCTTCCATCTGCTCGGAGCCCAGCAGATCTGCTGCCCACCTCCTTGGAGCAG CTGGAAGAGGAAGAGGCCAAGGATAGTTTTGATGTGGATGTTGCTGTCACCAATCCAGAGAAAGTTG GAGATGGCATGAATGCATATGTGGCCTACAAAGTATCCACCAGG acctctTTGCCCATGTTCAAAAGTAAGGTCTTTACTGCCAGAAGGCGTTTCAGCGATTTCTTAGGTCTTTATGAAAAGCTTTCAGCCAAACAGTCGCTCCATGGCTGCATCATACCGCCTCCACCCGAGAAAAGTGTTGTAG GAATGACAAAAGTGAAGGTGGGCATGGATGACCCGTCATCTGTGGAGTTTGTGGAAAAGAGAAGAGCGGCTCTGGAGAG GTATCTTCAGAGAATAGTGTCTCACCCACTGTTACTGCAAGATCCCGACGTCCGTGAATTCTTGGAAAGAGAAGAT ctcCCCAGAGCAGTAAACACGCAGGCCCTCAGTGGAGCTGGTTTCCTCAAAATGATCAACAGGGCATCAGACGCTGTCAGCAAGATGACCATCAAGATGAACGAGTCTGACAGT TGGTTCGAGGACAAGTTCCAGGAAGTGgacgtggaggagcagcagctgagGAAGCTTCAAGCTGTAGTTGATTCTCTGGTCAATCACAGAAAAG AGCTGTGCGTGAACACAGCTGTGTTTGCCAAAAGTATAGCCATGCTGGGAAACTCTGAGGACAACACAGCCCTGTCCCGGGCCCTCTCCCAGCTGGCAGAGGTGGAGGATAAGATGGAGCAGCTGCATCAGGAGCAGGCGGGAAGCGACTTCTTCATTTTCGCCGAGCTGCTAGCTGACTACATACGCCTGCTTGGTGCTGTGCGG GGTTGCTTTGACCAGCGTGTGCGAGCGTGGCAGCGATGGCAGGAGGCTCAGAGCACACTCCAGAAGAAGAGAGAAGCTGAAGCCAAGCTGCTGTGGGCCAACAAACCAGACAAGCTGCAGCAGGCAAAGGAAGAGATCACCGAG TGGGAGACAAAGGTTACTCAGTATGAGAGGGACTTCGATAGGATTGGGATGACCGTACGGAAGGAGGTTCTCCGATTTGAG AAACAAAAGGCCAAGGACTTCAAGAGCCAAATAATCAAGTATTTAGAGGCAATGCTGCAGTCTCAACAACGG CTCATAAAGTTTTGGGAGGCGTTCCAGCCTGAAGCCAAGGCGATAGCTTAA